AGGAATATATGGGCTATTCCGAGCAAATGCTGGAAGTCTTCCCGCATAGCTGGACGTTTGATAATGGCTATATGCATCCGGGGGAAAAACCGGGTCTGGGCATTGAGTTTGATGAAAAGCTGGCAGCGAAATATCCCTATGAACCTGCTTATTTGCCGGTAGCCCGTCTGGAAGACGGCACGTTGTGGAACTGGTGAGGAGAAAGAAATGAAAAGTATTGTGATTCGTCAACCTAACGAGTTAGTGATTGAAGAGCGTCCAATTCCGCAACCTGCGGCAGGGGAAGTACGGGTCAAAGTGAAACTGGCGGGAATATGCGGTTCCGATAGTCATATTTATCGCGGACACAATCCGTTTGCTAAATATCCGCGCGTGATAGGGCATGAATTTTTCGGCGAGATTGATGCGGTTGGTGAAGGTGTCACCGATAAAGCCGTTGGTCAGCGTGTGAGCGTTGACCCGGTGATTAGCTGCGGTCATTGCTATCCTTGCTCAGTGGGAAAACCAAACGTCTGTACCTCGTTGGTGGTGCTGGGCGTTCATCGGGATGGCGGTTTTAGCGAGTACGCCGTCGTGCCGGCTAAAAATGCCTGGTTGGTACCGGATACGGTTTCTGACCGACATGCGGTGATGATCGAACCTTTCACCATTGCGGCTAACGTTACCGGGCATGTCTCGCCGACTGACCAGGATGTTGCGCTGGTTTACGGAGCAGGGCCGATGGGCCTGACCACTATCCAGGTGCTGAAACGGGTGTACCGCGTCAAGCAGGTGATTGTGGTTGACCGCATTGATGAACGTCTGCAGATGGCACAGCGCAACGGGGCCGATTGGGTTATCAATAATGGTGAGGAGCCGTTATCTGAAACGCTGAAAGAGAAAGGAATACAGCCGACGCTGATTATTGACGCCGCCTGTCATCCGACTATTTTGCAAGAAGCCGTCACGTTAGCCTCACCGGCGGCAAGAATTGTGTTGATGGGATTCTCAACAGAACCATCTCAGGTTGTGCAACAGGGTATTACCGGGAAAGAGCTGTCTATTTTCTCGTCACGCCTGAATGCCAATAAATTCCCGGTGGTAATTGATTGGTTAGAGCAAGGATTAATTAATCCAGAGGAACTCATTACTCACGAATTTGCGTATCAACATGTTGTTGATGCACTGGAACTTTTTGAGAATGACAGAAAACGTTGCTGTAAGGTTTTATTAACCTTCGGTCAATAATTACGAGTGCGGACTCTATATCCTACAATTAGAGATAATCATTATGACTACAGTTAAAAATGAGAGAACAACATCAGATCTCATTCGTGCAGCCGTATCTGGTTGGTTAGGTACCGCGCTGGAGTTTATGGACTTCCAGCTCTATTCTCTTGGCGCGGCGCTGGTTTTTCATGAAATATTTTTCCCTGAGCAATCAGCCGCTATGGCGCTTATTCTGGCAATGGGGACTTATGGCGCAGGATATATTGCGCGCATCGTCGGGGCATTCTTTTTTGGTAAGATGGGCGACAGTATAGGGCGTAAAAAAGTTCTCTTTATTACGATCACTATGATGGGGATTTGTACTACCCTGATTGGCGTTCTGCCAACTTATGCTCAGGTCGGTATTTTAGCACCGGTATTGCTGGTTACTTTACGTATTGTACAGGGGTTAGGCGCCGGGGCTGAAATTTCCGGAGCCGGTACCATGCTGGCAGAATATGCGCCAAAAGGTAAACGCGGAATTATCTCTTCGCTGGTCGCAATGGGAACCAACTGCGGAACGTTAAGCGCCACGGCTATCTGGGCGGTCATGTTCTTCGTCCTGGACCGTGAACAGCTCGTTGCGTGGGGATGGCGTATTCCGTTCCTGGCAAGCGTTGTGGTGATGATTTTTGCTATCTGGTTACGTCTGAACCTGAAAGAAAGCCCGGTGTTTGAACAGGTTAGTGAAGGAAATGTTTTGCAGGAAGAGACTGCGGCCAATGAGAACACTTTCGGTGCGATGCTGAAAAGTAAGTCCTTCTGGCTGGCGACGGGTCTGCGCTTTGGGCAAGCGGGTAACTCCGGCTTACTGCAAACATTCCTCGCAGGTTATCTGGTACAAACGTTATTGTTTGATAAAGGTATACCCACTGACGCATTAATGATTAGCTCGGTTATTGGCTTTATCACCATTCCTTTCCTGGGATGGCTATCAGATAAAATTGGTCGTCGCGTTCCTTACATTATCATCAATATTTCGGCGATTATTCTGGCTTACCCGATGCTGTCGATAATTGTAGATAAGAGCTATAGCGCAAGCACTATTATGGCATCATTAATTGTGATTCATAATGTGGCGGTGTTAGGTCTGTTTGCTCTGGAAAATATCACCATGGCCGAGCTTTTCGGCTCCCGTAATCGCTTTACCCGTATGGCGATTTCGAAAGAGGCCGGTGGTTTAGTTGCAGTAGGGTTTGGTCCTGTACTGGCTGGTATTTTCTGTAATATGACCGGCTCATGGATGCCTATCGTTATTATGCTGGTTTGTTATTCAATCATTGGTTTAATTTCTGCCATTCTGATGCCAGAAGTCCGCGACCGTGATCTGAGTTTGCTCAATGATGCTGCCGATTGCACGCCAGAGAAAAAATCGGTCGGCAACGGGCAATATATTTGAGTTCCATAGAGTCCGCACTTTGATGATAGCTGTAAGTAAGGACCTGCCGGGCTTTTAGCCCGGCATTTTCTATCCCTTCATGCAAAAAATGCTGAATATATAACGACTTTATCTTGTATGGTAGTTGATGAAAATCAAAGGTGTCATACCAATCATATGAGATGGTTTATATCACTGAGCCATTCCCATTCGAGAATGGATTTCTGAACATCATAAAATGAGAGTCACCATGGAAAACACGCTTTTAACAGCTAACGCCACGCTGCCTTCTTACGATCGCAACCGGCTCGTTCCGCGCATCGTTCACCTGGGATTTGGCGCGTTCCACCGCGCCCACCAGGCGGTGTATGCCGACATTCTGGCAACAGAGCACGGCAGCGACTGGGGTTATACCGAAGTGAATTTAATCGGCGGCGAGCAACAGATTGCCGACCTGCAACAGCAGGATTTGCTGTATACCGTCGCCGAGATGTCGGCAGATGCCTGGACTGCTCGCGTTGTCGGCGTAGTGAAGCAGGCAATGCACGCCCAGGTGGATGGTCTGGAAAGCGTGCTGGCGAAAATGTGTGAACCGCAGGTCGCCATTGTCTCATTGACCATTACTGAAAAAGGTTACTGTCATTCACCAGCGAGCGGTGAACTACAGCTGGATCACCCGCTGATTGTCGCCGACTTGCAAAATCCGCATCAGCCTAAATCGGCTCCGGGTGTGGTTGTGGAAGCTTTGGCACGACGTAAGGCGGCTGGACTGGCCGCATTTAGCGTCATGTCCTGCGATAACATGCCGGAAAATGGCCACGTGATGCGTAATGTCGTTTGTTCCTATGCCCGCGCGGTTGATGCCGATCTCGCTGAATGGATTGTGCACAATGTTACTTTCCCATCCACGATGGTTGACCGCATCGTGCCTGCCGTTACAGCGGATACGCTGGACAAAATTGAACAACTCACCGGCGTGCGCGATCTTGCTGGTGTCGCCTGTGAACCGTTCCGCCAGTGGGTTATTGAGGATAACTTTGTTGCCGGTCGTCCGAAATGGGAAAAAGCGGGCGCTGAACTGGTATCCGACGTGCTGCCGTTTGAAGAGATGAAGCTGCGTATGCTCAACGGTAGCCACTCCTTCCTGGCTTACCTGGGTTATCTGGCCGGTTATCAGCATATTAACGACTGTATGCTGGACGACAACTATCGCCGTGCCGCGCATGCGCTGATGCTGAATGAACAGGCTCCGACGCTGAAAGTACAGGGCGTAGATCTAGCGCGTTACGCAGGTTTGCTTATCGACCGTTACAGCAATCCGGCGTTGCAGCACCGCACCTGGCAGATAGCGATGGACGGTAGTCAGAAGCTGCCACAGCGGATGCTGGATTCGATTCGTTGGCATCTGGCACATGGCAGCGACTTTACTCTGCTGGCGATGGGCGTTGCGGGCTGGATGCGCTACGTCAGCGGCGTTGATGAGCAGGGACAGGCAATTGAAATTTCGGACCCGTTGCTGCCGGTGATTGCCGAGACCGTGCGCAACAGCGAAGAAGGTGAAGGGCGAGTGAAGGCATTGCTGGGTATTGAGGCCATTTTCGGTCAGACTCTGGTACAGGAAGGCCACTTTGTCGATGCGGTCACTAACGCCTATTTAGCGTTGCAAAAACACGGTGCAAAAGCCACCGTTGCTGCGTGGGCCCAGGCCAACTAAATTTATCCATTCTGATGCCGCCATACTGGCGGCATTATCACTCGCAATCCTACGATGTATCCTGCCTGGATTTCCCATTATTGATTTTAACTCCGGCTCTGCTTTCATCAGATGCGGAACAAAGACTCTGCAGAGAGTATTAAATAATATTTGTGCTCACACTATATGATTAATTAATTCATCATTCTTATTCCAAAACCTTTGTTGATTAGCACGTTAAATACATATCTATATTAGTGTGATCGTTGATGGTTTTTTAATGTCACTCACTTGTATGGTAGTAGGTCTGATGATTAAATTCCGCGTGATGATTGCTGGTAAATTGGCATGGAACGATATCTAATCAATCAGAAAAGGTGCAGGAATGCGTGATTTAAATAATAAATGCAAATGGTTGGCCAAAACAGTCTGTGTATTGCCGTTATTGATTGCTGGCGTATGTAGCGGGGCTGAATCACTAAACGTAAGTACCTCTTTATCTCCTGATGACCCTATCTACAAGGGATTGCAGTCGTTTAAGAAAAACGTTGAGTCACGCACCAATGGTGACATTAAAATAAAGCTGTTTTCGAGCGGGCAGCTTGGGGCTGATAATGAACTGCTACAGCATGCCCAGGCAGGAAGTAACGTCGGCGTTATCGTTGATGGTGCCCGACTGGCACAATTTGTACCGGAAATGGCCATTATCCCAGCACCTTTTGTTTTTAAAGATTACCAGACGCTGAAAACTTTTATTAACAGTCCTGTTTTCGCTCAATGGAGTGAAAAGATGGCGAAAAACTCAGGGCTCACGCCGCTATCATTTAACTGGTATCAGGGCGCTCGTATGCTGGTGACGCAGAAACCGGTGCAGAAACCCGAAGATTTATCCGGTGTGAGAGTTCGTGCACTGGAAGCGCCGGTAACCATCGAAACGATTAAATGTATGGGGGGCGCGCCGACGCCTCTATCCTGGTCTGAAATTTACTCATCGATCCAAACCGGTGTTGTTGATGCCGCTGAAGCGCAACCTACCGCGGTATATGGTTCTAAATTATATGAAATCACAAAATTCATCACCAAAACAAACCATATACATTTGATGACCGGCATTATTGTTTCAGAAAAATGGTTATCCACGTTAACGCCTGAACAGCAAGCGATCCTGAAAGAAGAAGCACAGAAGAACGGCGATATTGCTTCCGATAATACCATTACCGCCGGGGACAAAATGCTGGCGGAAATGGCGAGCAAAGGAATGACGATATCTGAGGTTGATGTTAAGCCTTTTGTTGATGCCTGCGCCTATGTGCCGAAAAAACTGGGTCTTGAATCTGCACTTGAACAGGTAAAAAGCGTTATTAATTAAAATTACCTCGGGGGTGGATAGCCCCCGTTTGCAGCATTGAGGTTAAAGATGAAAGTTTTTCGCCAGTTTGAACTCGCATTCGCGCGTATTGGCTTAGTTGCAATCGTTATTATTATTCTTGCCGGGGGCGTGGGGCGTGCTATCGGTCATCCTCTTATTTGGTCGTTAGAAATTGCCATGGTTATTTTTGCGTGGATCAGTATGTTTGCTATTGATTACGCGTTCCAGACCCGGCGCCATATTGGTATTGATGCCGTAGTTAATTTTTTCCCGCAAAAATTAAAAAGAGTATGTTTGTGGGGGAATGAAATTATTATTCTTGGCTTTTTATTATGTGGCGTCTGGTACGGTTTTAACTTCGTTATCACCACACATCTTCAGGTTCTGCCGGTTACTGAGTTATCTCTGGCCTGGTTGAATAGCGCAGTACCTACTGGATGTCTGCTTATGCTTTTTACCTCGCTGGAGTTTTTATTCGGCGGTTGTCAGGAAAAACAGCAAAAAAATGAGGTCGAGATATGCTCTTAACCGTAGCCCTGTTTGTGGTGTTATTGATTGTTGGCATGCCGGTAGGGATGGTTATCGCGATATCCAGCCTGAGCTATTTTTTTACCGCTGATTTTCTGCCAGTCGGTATTGCTTTTCAAAAATTTTCTGCGCCGACGCAATCTTTTCCTATTCTGGCAACGCCGTTATTTCTCCTTGTTGGGAATTTACTGAATAAATCAGGTGTTACCCATCGTCTACTCGATTTTGCCCGCATCATCTCGGGATGGATGGTCGGTGGTCTGGCGCAGATCAACGTGCTTTTGGCGTGTTTACTGGGGGGCGTTTCTGGTTCAGCTACCGCAGATGCGGCGATGCAGGCGCGTGTCCTGGGTTTACCGATGGTCGCTCGCGGATATCCGAAAGCGTTTAGCGCCGTGGTTATTGCGTTTAGTTCGTTGATAACGGCGACCATTCCACCGAGTATCCTGCTGATCTTGTATGGTTTTGTCGGCAACGTTTCCATTGGAAAACTGTTTATTGCTGGGATTTTTCCGGGATTGCTGCTAACTATCATTATTATGGTGACAAACTATATTCTTGCCCGGCGCATGAATATTAAGCCGGAAATGGCTTCGTTACCAAACAGGAAAGAGGTTTGGCTGAGTTTTAAAAACAGCTTCTGGGCACTCATGTTCCCGGTTGTTTTAATTGTTGTTATTCGGTTGGGTATTTTTACTACCACGGAAGCAGGCGCGTTTATTGTTTTATACGCCTTTGTTATTGGCCGCTATGTCTATAAAGCCCTTGATAACGCCACGTTATGGGAAGTTCTGAAGGAAACCATTAGCGATATCGGCGTCGTTATGCTGCTGATTATGTCTGCGGCGATTCTTGGGCATATCACTATTCTCGATCAAATTCCGCAGCAGCTCGCCGAGGCCATCATCGAGATTACGGAAAACCGTTATGGTATTCTGGTCCTGCTATTGGCTTTAATTGCGGTTGCGGGGATGTTGTTTGATGGTAGCGTTATTATATTACTCCTGACCCCCATTTTATTGCCCATCGCGGTTGAGGCTGGATTTGATCCGATACATTTCGGTTTGGTTTTTGTGGTGCTCACCTTATTGGGAGCCAATACGCCCCCGGTGGGGATCTGTATGTATACCGTTTGCGGGATCTTAAACTGCAGTACGGTCGCGTTTGTCAGAGCTTCAATTCCTTATCTGATCGCATTCTTTGTATTCATTGCGATGCTGGTGATCTTTCCGTCTATTACTTTGTTCCTGCCGCAGACACTGATGTAAATCTTGATTGCATCAATATCATATAACATAGGGCAAGACCGTAAATTGAATATTTACGGTATTACTTTTTTATATTATTTGAGGTTATATATGCCGCTAGTTAACGCTTCGTTTATGATCAACAATGCACCCGGTGTGAAACTTTACAATGAGGTGGCAAAATCGTTGCCGATTATTGATTATCATTGTCACCTTGATGCCAGAGATATTTATGAAAATAAATCTTTCAACCATATAACAGATCTATGGCTGGAGGGCGATCACTATAAATGGCGAGCGATGCGCGCCAACGGTATTGATGAGCGATATATTACTGGCGATGCCAGCGCAGATGAAAAATTCCGCGCATGGGCGTTGACGGTCGAATCCTGCTTTGGCAATCCGTTATATCACTGGACGCATCTTGAGCTGCACGCCTATTTCGGTTGTGAAGAAACGCTAAACAGCCAGAACTGGCAGAGAATCATGGCGCACTGCAATGCGCTCATTGAAAAAAAAGAGTTTTCACCTCAAGAACTCATTAAGCGGTCAAATGTTGAAGTTATCTGCACCACGGATTCGCTTCTCGACACTTTGCACTTCCATCAGCAGTTAAAGAATGAGTCCAACTTTGAAGTGAAAGTATTACCGACTTTTCGTCCCGATGAGCTTTTCGTCGCTGATACCCATGCGTTTAGCCTGTTTATCGACAGATTCTCGCAGGTCAGCGGTTTTGCCATCAAAACGTTTAATGATTTTGATAAAGCTATAGGTCAACGTATTGACCATTTCCATCAGGTCGGTTGCCGTATTTCCGATCATGGGCCGCAGTTTATTTGCTGGAATTGCGCAACGCAGTCAGAAGTAGAGTCAATTTTTTGCAGAAAACGGCAAGGAAAAAAACTCACCACAGATGAGCAGACGAGTTTAAACAGTGCGATCTATCTTCTTTTAGCCCGCCATTACAAGCAGCGTGATTGGGCGATGCAAATTCATTTCGGGGCGATTCGTGATAACAACAGTACGATGTTCTCACGTTTAGGGCAAAATAAAGGGTTTGATTCGATAATGGATCAGTCTCTGCTTGCGGTACATCTGAACCAGTTTCTCGACGCCCTGGCACGCAATAATGCATTACCAAAAATCATTTTCTACAATCTTAACGCCAATGATAACGATATTGTCGCCTCGACGATGGCCAACTTTCAGACTGCGGATAATGGTGTGAAATCGCCTTTGCAGTTGGGTTCCGGCTGGTGGTTTAACGACACCCGTCGCGGTATGGAGAACCAGTTAAATACGCTGGCCGATCAGGGGTTGCTGATGCATTTTGTCGGTATGCTTACGGATTCGCGTAGTTTTGTCTCTTATACCCGTCACGACTATTTCCGACGAATTGTTTGTAACCTTATTGGTGAATGGGTTGCCCGCGGAGAAGTGCCTGACGATCAGGAGATTTTATCCCGGATGGTCAGAAATATTTGTCATGATAATGCCGAGCGTTACTTCAGATTCTGATTTTTTAGCGTCAGTAGGTGAGGGGAGCGACCTCGATTATCGGTTAATGCAAATCAAGCCATTAGCGTAAAAATTGATCCAGATCGTTGAATACACATAACTTTAGCTATCCACAGCTAAATATATATAATTTATATTTATTTTAATGAATTAAATATTTATTTGGCGGATGTGTTGTTCTCCCGTTGTGATAAATATGGCATGATGGCTTAGATTATTCAGTTTCTTAAGAAAAGGAGAACGGACTATGTACAAAAAAATATTGTTGCCCGTAGACGTTTTTGAAATGGATTTAAGTGACAAAGCCGTTCGCCATGCGGAGTTTTTGGCCTCAGCGGATGAAGGTGAAATCACGCTGCTGAACGTATTGCCAAACAGCAGTAGCTCAGTTCTGCGCGGTTTCGCAGCCGATATTCGTAAATTTGAAGCATATATGCGGGAAGAGTCAGAGAAAAAGATGAAGTCGCTGTCCCGTCTGTTCTCAATTCCTGCTGAACGCATTCACTCCCGGGTCGTGTTTGGTAACGTGCGTGATGAAATCTTAGCGATCGGCAGTCATGATGACTATGACGTGATTGTGATTGGCTCGCGTAAACCGGGCATTTCTACTCATCTGTTGGGATCCAACGCCGAGTCGATTATTCGCTACGCTAAAATACCGGTTCTGGTGATTAGATAACATCGATAGCCTGAACATTTGGCGGCAGGTGAGAGACTCTGCCGCTATCTATATTTTACTCTTCGCTGAACCAGTCGCTATTTTCCTGACGTACGAGCAGAACGGACTCACTAATTTCCTGCAGATGCAGGCTCATCGCTTTTTCTACGGCATCCGGGTTACGGGCGACCAGCGGCTGGAAAATATCATAATGCTGGCGCAGCATCATATCGGGAGGCGTGACGTGGTCTAGACTCATGTAGCGCACCCGGTCAATGGTGGCTTTAATATTTTCGACGGTATCCCAGGCTAATTGGCAGTCGGCAATTTGCGAGAGCTTCTGGTGAAATTCATCATCCAGCTGAAAGAAATCATTTAACTGTTGGCGTTCGACCGCCGCACGCTGCTGATTGAGATTTTGCTCAAGCTGATAGAGCTGTTCGTCATTCACCATCCCGGCGGCGCGGCGCACCACAGCGCATTCAATGGCCTGGCGGACAAAACACCCATTACGCACCTGCGAGAGGGAAATCTTGTTCACATAGCTGCCGCGCTGTGGGCGAATCTGAATCAGGCCGTTTTCCGCCAGTTTAATAAAGGCTTCACGTACCGGCTGACGAGAAACGTCAAAGCGTACGGAAACTTCCTTTTCGGACAGTGGGGTGCCGGGCGGGATCAGGCAATGGACGATATCCCGACGAAGGATACGATAAATTTGCTGGTTTACAGGCTGTGTCGGATTCAGTTGGGATTCTGCGGCCATTGTGCTTACTTTTAAATGGAATTTTGCGTTATTTTACGCGATTTTTGCTTTCCAGCCCAGACCCGGTCTGCTGACCGGGTCGTTGAGCTTAGCCCTGACGATGAACGTTCAGACCGGCAAAACTTTGGCTGACTGGCATCATTTCAAGGGTGTTGATATTGACGTGTTTCGGCAGG
This Klebsiella sp. RHBSTW-00484 DNA region includes the following protein-coding sequences:
- the uxaC gene encoding glucuronate isomerase → MPLVNASFMINNAPGVKLYNEVAKSLPIIDYHCHLDARDIYENKSFNHITDLWLEGDHYKWRAMRANGIDERYITGDASADEKFRAWALTVESCFGNPLYHWTHLELHAYFGCEETLNSQNWQRIMAHCNALIEKKEFSPQELIKRSNVEVICTTDSLLDTLHFHQQLKNESNFEVKVLPTFRPDELFVADTHAFSLFIDRFSQVSGFAIKTFNDFDKAIGQRIDHFHQVGCRISDHGPQFICWNCATQSEVESIFCRKRQGKKLTTDEQTSLNSAIYLLLARHYKQRDWAMQIHFGAIRDNNSTMFSRLGQNKGFDSIMDQSLLAVHLNQFLDALARNNALPKIIFYNLNANDNDIVASTMANFQTADNGVKSPLQLGSGWWFNDTRRGMENQLNTLADQGLLMHFVGMLTDSRSFVSYTRHDYFRRIVCNLIGEWVARGEVPDDQEILSRMVRNICHDNAERYFRF
- a CDS encoding Zn-dependent oxidoreductase, whose translation is MKSIVIRQPNELVIEERPIPQPAAGEVRVKVKLAGICGSDSHIYRGHNPFAKYPRVIGHEFFGEIDAVGEGVTDKAVGQRVSVDPVISCGHCYPCSVGKPNVCTSLVVLGVHRDGGFSEYAVVPAKNAWLVPDTVSDRHAVMIEPFTIAANVTGHVSPTDQDVALVYGAGPMGLTTIQVLKRVYRVKQVIVVDRIDERLQMAQRNGADWVINNGEEPLSETLKEKGIQPTLIIDAACHPTILQEAVTLASPAARIVLMGFSTEPSQVVQQGITGKELSIFSSRLNANKFPVVIDWLEQGLINPEELITHEFAYQHVVDALELFENDRKRCCKVLLTFGQ
- a CDS encoding GntR family transcriptional regulator encodes the protein MAAESQLNPTQPVNQQIYRILRRDIVHCLIPPGTPLSEKEVSVRFDVSRQPVREAFIKLAENGLIQIRPQRGSYVNKISLSQVRNGCFVRQAIECAVVRRAAGMVNDEQLYQLEQNLNQQRAAVERQQLNDFFQLDDEFHQKLSQIADCQLAWDTVENIKATIDRVRYMSLDHVTPPDMMLRQHYDIFQPLVARNPDAVEKAMSLHLQEISESVLLVRQENSDWFSEE
- a CDS encoding TRAP transporter large permease; amino-acid sequence: MLLIVGMPVGMVIAISSLSYFFTADFLPVGIAFQKFSAPTQSFPILATPLFLLVGNLLNKSGVTHRLLDFARIISGWMVGGLAQINVLLACLLGGVSGSATADAAMQARVLGLPMVARGYPKAFSAVVIAFSSLITATIPPSILLILYGFVGNVSIGKLFIAGIFPGLLLTIIIMVTNYILARRMNIKPEMASLPNRKEVWLSFKNSFWALMFPVVLIVVIRLGIFTTTEAGAFIVLYAFVIGRYVYKALDNATLWEVLKETISDIGVVMLLIMSAAILGHITILDQIPQQLAEAIIEITENRYGILVLLLALIAVAGMLFDGSVIILLLTPILLPIAVEAGFDPIHFGLVFVVLTLLGANTPPVGICMYTVCGILNCSTVAFVRASIPYLIAFFVFIAMLVIFPSITLFLPQTLM
- a CDS encoding mannitol dehydrogenase family protein gives rise to the protein MENTLLTANATLPSYDRNRLVPRIVHLGFGAFHRAHQAVYADILATEHGSDWGYTEVNLIGGEQQIADLQQQDLLYTVAEMSADAWTARVVGVVKQAMHAQVDGLESVLAKMCEPQVAIVSLTITEKGYCHSPASGELQLDHPLIVADLQNPHQPKSAPGVVVEALARRKAAGLAAFSVMSCDNMPENGHVMRNVVCSYARAVDADLAEWIVHNVTFPSTMVDRIVPAVTADTLDKIEQLTGVRDLAGVACEPFRQWVIEDNFVAGRPKWEKAGAELVSDVLPFEEMKLRMLNGSHSFLAYLGYLAGYQHINDCMLDDNYRRAAHALMLNEQAPTLKVQGVDLARYAGLLIDRYSNPALQHRTWQIAMDGSQKLPQRMLDSIRWHLAHGSDFTLLAMGVAGWMRYVSGVDEQGQAIEISDPLLPVIAETVRNSEEGEGRVKALLGIEAIFGQTLVQEGHFVDAVTNAYLALQKHGAKATVAAWAQAN
- a CDS encoding TRAP transporter small permease, translated to MKVFRQFELAFARIGLVAIVIIILAGGVGRAIGHPLIWSLEIAMVIFAWISMFAIDYAFQTRRHIGIDAVVNFFPQKLKRVCLWGNEIIILGFLLCGVWYGFNFVITTHLQVLPVTELSLAWLNSAVPTGCLLMLFTSLEFLFGGCQEKQQKNEVEICS
- a CDS encoding universal stress protein, with product MYKKILLPVDVFEMDLSDKAVRHAEFLASADEGEITLLNVLPNSSSSVLRGFAADIRKFEAYMREESEKKMKSLSRLFSIPAERIHSRVVFGNVRDEILAIGSHDDYDVIVIGSRKPGISTHLLGSNAESIIRYAKIPVLVIR
- a CDS encoding C4-dicarboxylate TRAP transporter substrate-binding protein — its product is MRDLNNKCKWLAKTVCVLPLLIAGVCSGAESLNVSTSLSPDDPIYKGLQSFKKNVESRTNGDIKIKLFSSGQLGADNELLQHAQAGSNVGVIVDGARLAQFVPEMAIIPAPFVFKDYQTLKTFINSPVFAQWSEKMAKNSGLTPLSFNWYQGARMLVTQKPVQKPEDLSGVRVRALEAPVTIETIKCMGGAPTPLSWSEIYSSIQTGVVDAAEAQPTAVYGSKLYEITKFITKTNHIHLMTGIIVSEKWLSTLTPEQQAILKEEAQKNGDIASDNTITAGDKMLAEMASKGMTISEVDVKPFVDACAYVPKKLGLESALEQVKSVIN
- a CDS encoding MFS transporter — encoded protein: MTTVKNERTTSDLIRAAVSGWLGTALEFMDFQLYSLGAALVFHEIFFPEQSAAMALILAMGTYGAGYIARIVGAFFFGKMGDSIGRKKVLFITITMMGICTTLIGVLPTYAQVGILAPVLLVTLRIVQGLGAGAEISGAGTMLAEYAPKGKRGIISSLVAMGTNCGTLSATAIWAVMFFVLDREQLVAWGWRIPFLASVVVMIFAIWLRLNLKESPVFEQVSEGNVLQEETAANENTFGAMLKSKSFWLATGLRFGQAGNSGLLQTFLAGYLVQTLLFDKGIPTDALMISSVIGFITIPFLGWLSDKIGRRVPYIIINISAIILAYPMLSIIVDKSYSASTIMASLIVIHNVAVLGLFALENITMAELFGSRNRFTRMAISKEAGGLVAVGFGPVLAGIFCNMTGSWMPIVIMLVCYSIIGLISAILMPEVRDRDLSLLNDAADCTPEKKSVGNGQYI